In Nostoc sp. CENA543, a single genomic region encodes these proteins:
- the def gene encoding peptide deformylase codes for MSESLPIITLGDSTLRQQAVEVQNVHDARIQKLIDDLITTATNANGVGIAAPQVAESVQLFIVASRPNPRYPHAPEMPPTPMINPKIVAHSTEIVKGWEGCLSVPGVRGLVPRYQKIQVEYTDRYGKLQTLELTDFVARIFQHEYDHLNGLVFLDRIESTLDIVTEEEYQKNVAQYT; via the coding sequence ATGTCTGAATCATTACCCATCATCACATTAGGCGATTCCACTTTACGTCAGCAAGCGGTTGAGGTGCAAAATGTTCACGATGCACGTATTCAAAAATTAATTGATGATTTAATTACTACTGCTACCAACGCTAATGGTGTCGGCATTGCTGCACCACAAGTTGCGGAATCAGTGCAATTATTTATTGTGGCTTCTCGTCCTAATCCCAGATATCCCCATGCGCCAGAAATGCCCCCAACACCCATGATCAATCCCAAGATAGTGGCTCACTCAACTGAGATTGTTAAAGGTTGGGAAGGTTGTCTCAGTGTTCCAGGGGTTAGAGGTTTAGTTCCTCGGTATCAAAAAATTCAAGTCGAATATACCGACCGTTACGGCAAATTACAAACTCTAGAACTCACTGATTTTGTAGCGCGTATATTTCAACACGAATACGACCATCTCAATGGACTGGTTTTTCTTGACCGCATAGAATCTACTCTCGATATTGTCACAGAAGAAGAATACCAAAAAAATGTAGCCCAGTATACATAA